Below is a genomic region from SAR324 cluster bacterium.
TGGTGAGAAAGAGGACCTTAGTGATTGGATTGCCAAGGGCAATGGCCTAGAAGATCTTCAGAGCTTGATGGACCAAGCAGTTGATTTTCAAGTATCTGAGGTGGAGGAACAGCATCAGCCTTCCTCGATCAAGGCATTGTCGCTAGCACAGCTACTGACACTGGAATTACCTGAGCGAAAGTGCTTGATGGCACCGTGGTTACCAGAACAAGGGCTTGCCATGGTCTATGCTCAACGAGGTGTTGGAAAATCATGGTTTACCTGGCAAATAGCCCTTTCAGTTGCTACGGGTGCTCCCTTTCTAAGTTGGCAAATTCCAGAGCCTAAGCGAGTTCTTCTGATCGATGGGGAGATGCCTTGTGCAGTGACTCGAGAACGTTTTGAAAAGCTTGTAGAAGCCCTGCCAGTCGATCCGCCAGAAAATCTTCCCCTGAGTATCATTACTCCTGACATCCAAGAACTTGGTATGCCAGACCTTTCAGATGAGGCAGGACAGCAGGCACTGGAACCGTTTGTAGACGAAGCAGATCTCATAGTAGTTGATAACATTTCAACACTGGTGAGAAATGGCCGTGAAAACGAAACAGAGAGCTGGGTACCGATTCAAGCTTGGGCTCTGAAACAAAGGGTCAAAAGAAAAACGATTCTCTTCATTCATCACGCTGGTAAGGGTGGAGATCAACGGGGATCGAGTAAACGTGAAGATGTCTTGGATACTGTGATTGCCTTGAAGCGCCCAACAGGTTATTCCCCAGAGGAAGGAGCCCGTTTTGAAGTTCATTTCACCAAGTCCAGAGGCTTTCACGGGGAAGACGCTGAGCCGATCGACCTGTCTTTGTCTACAGATGAGCTTGGTAGGCTCCAATGGACATCCAAGAGCCTTCAGCAAAGTACCTACGAACGGGTGCTGGAGTATCTGCGGGAGGGTTTATCTCAATCACAGATTGCTACACTCATGGAGATTACTAAACAGGCCGTTCATAAGCATGTAAAACGAGCCAAGGAGGTAGGGGAGTGGTGCGAGTCAACCAAATCATTTCCCTAGGGAGGTTGACTGGTTGACTTTTTAAGAATTGTCAATGAATTCAGTTGACCTAAGAGTTGACTTCTGGTTGACCTTTTATTTATCAGAAACGCTGAAGGTACTTGTAAAATGGGGCTAAAAAGACTGATTGCAGAACGTAAGCGAAGTGTACCCAAGGTTGACAATTTGGTTGACAAGGAATTGACAAATGAGTCAACCAACCCGTCAACCAAGGTAGCAACATTAGAAGAAGAGGTTGACTCAGTAAGTACTTCGTCTGAAACTCCCCAAGGATCAATGCTGGTTGATAATTACTGTGATTTACCAGACTGTGTT
It encodes:
- a CDS encoding AAA family ATPase, with product MKSMNWELRHLVKGAVEVPNIEPTTFETQQAEQVEDPKFREVERYQYHQPDGSLQFYVIRQEATDSKGKRKKKFLQSGIASDGSLTWRMAGIKRLPYRLPQVLKAIEQQKSILFVEGEKDVGSAENLGFVATTIPSGAKKSGGEDVAEECLHWLKGADVVLCPDNDEVGIPWQQMIGSRLLKIAKRVRWLELPELGEKEDLSDWIAKGNGLEDLQSLMDQAVDFQVSEVEEQHQPSSIKALSLAQLLTLELPERKCLMAPWLPEQGLAMVYAQRGVGKSWFTWQIALSVATGAPFLSWQIPEPKRVLLIDGEMPCAVTRERFEKLVEALPVDPPENLPLSIITPDIQELGMPDLSDEAGQQALEPFVDEADLIVVDNISTLVRNGRENETESWVPIQAWALKQRVKRKTILFIHHAGKGGDQRGSSKREDVLDTVIALKRPTGYSPEEGARFEVHFTKSRGFHGEDAEPIDLSLSTDELGRLQWTSKSLQQSTYERVLEYLREGLSQSQIATLMEITKQAVHKHVKRAKEVGEWCESTKSFP